One Silene latifolia isolate original U9 population chromosome 4, ASM4854445v1, whole genome shotgun sequence DNA segment encodes these proteins:
- the LOC141651906 gene encoding putative mitochondrial protein AtMg00310: MRANEAEVRKVKEILTSYESVSGQLVNYKKTTVSFSKCTPEGRRNQIANWLGVPAVEEHDKYLGLPTVVGHSKEVVARVIRDKLCRKLQGWKGMLLSKAGREVLIKAVAQSIPTYAMSVFRLPINFYDELRALVSRFWWGSDGGKKKIPWIAWSQLCRPKCLGGLGFRNYHEFNLALLGKQAWRMITDQDCLMVRVLGGKYFPNRSFMKAELGSNPSYTWRGILEAREVLMKGLRRRIGNGLSTKVWQDP, encoded by the coding sequence ATGCGAGCTAATGAGGCAGAGGTAAGGAAAGTGAAGGAGATTTTAACGAGCTATGAATCGGTTTCTGGGCAACTTGTCAACTACAAGAAAACGACAGTGTCGTTTAGTAAATGCACCCCGGAGGGAAGACGGAACCAAATAGCTAATTGGCTGGGAGTGCCAGCGGTAGAGGAGCACGACAAGTATTTGGGTTTACCTACTGTGGTTGGGCATTCGAAAGAGGTAGTAGCTCGTGTGATTCGGGATAAATTATGTCGGAAGTTGCAAGGTTGGAAAGGAATGCTTCTATCGAAGGCAGGGAGGGAAGTTTTGATAAAGGCCGTAGCCCAATCTATTCCCACCTATGCGATGAGTGTCTTCAGGCTTCCCATCAATTTTTATGACGAACTTCGTGCGTTGGTGTCCCGTTTCTGGTGGGGTTCGGATGGCGGAAAAAAGAAAATCCCGTGGATTGCTTGGTCTCAGTTGTGTCGACCAAAGTGCTTAGGAGGGCTGGGGTTCCGGAATTACCATGAGTTCAACCTAGCTCTACTTGGAAAGCAAGCTTGGAGAATGATAACGGACCAGGACTGTTTGATGGTTCGTGTTTTAGGGGGTAAATATTTTCCCAATAGATCTTTTATGAAAGCCGAGCTAGGTTCGAACCCAAGCTATACTTGGCGAGGTATCTTGGAAGCTCGAGAGGTTCTTATGAAGGGGTTGCGGAGGCGGATTGGGAATGGGCTAAGTACCAAAGTGTGGCAAGACCCCTGA
- the LOC141651907 gene encoding uncharacterized protein LOC141651907, with protein MPNDLRLLFMSNDAISINFRKYVLLYNSSFAFTSFGVKKDRELAQRNRGVYTFRVQGQVYHFINDILPTEEEPRYIQLYFFDTDRELWHRLQISDEIEQNVIRILMRVMEINPYTQLFRSLREVGIDEESRILIKSDPIQDQRTHNAPTASQVAAIWVDDENSSNPPRHDIVIYAIKGTSHRILHYYGCYDPLQYPLLFPFGETDDLLESEEKELPDATDNPHLFSAVVRHMKHGPCGTQNPDNPCMVNGTCKNHYPREFADTTTNGRDSYPIYRRRRTGVQVTVRKSRLNNRWVVPYNPFLLAKYDCHLNVEICCTIKAVKYMYKYVYKGHDRISFAVTDPSGSGQESFDEITAYQSARWISPPEAAWRMFGFHLNEIHPNVVPLQVHLPNMQTVSFQPWKNLRNVLDDESRNRTMLTAFFKQNDTDTFSQTLLYSQLPEYYVWQNKRSHRFWTPREKGFALGRLVYANPSEGERYYLRLLLSNIRGPKSFDDLKSINVITCSSFRESAYMHGLLETDNSIEQCLAEAVQYQMPAVLRRLFATLLIYCQPNNPRLLWDKFYTSLSEDYAYDFPAQGHKVLQMTVTNICCILESMGKSFSNFNFSDLNFEAAYFSHSITKEIEEELNIPISSEDINVVNILNEEQRLAYDKIYRRVTENGTGSFFLDGPGGTGKTFLYTTLLANLRARGHIFLAVASSGIAAANLPGGRTSNSRFKIPLDIENNQSSQISKQSPLAELIQSCKLIVWDEAPMAKRQSIEYFEKTLHDVCSSTEMFGGKFVVFGGDFRQVGMASPTIPLSSVTERRINFTVVLTLESIKASKKLTRGDQTLQNLLFTDTEGNEIIATIFQMDISSFRDILHEGHQYEIQNPIVNKIPERFRYGNQMYQMVFEKGLHIIDLGQTESTKNFWVPVNSVDENLQRRDRIDLVVVAIFVRPLRRTRNRATGDENEARDIIIVDHQMRPVVLTAWRALDLEPTEKIARAIDSLPVIQITRVKASDYRGGCWGTTRFSTLRLDSTEPAAEELRIWATDKKEFLKHLSNNYRPDVSGESSSRETESLQTPVPISGLPNQEVDKIILIEGKIKSITNPDTFVFNSCNKCKKFTTTEIGASVRCSLKIIFSDKTGETRISLFDSLAEKVLRRTITELVALTPEERRSVVDEVLTTVRDHYFIIELLSYIKNDPIPQLRFSPQQIKEKNP; from the exons ATGCCGAATGACCTCCGCTTGTTGTTCATGTCAAATGACGCTATCTCTATAAATTTCAGAAAGTATGTTCTGTTGTATAATAGTTCTTTTGCTTTTACTTCCTTTGGAGTTAAGAAAGATCGTGAACTGGCGCAAAGAAATCGTGGCGTTTATACATTTAGAGTTCAAGGCCAAGTTTATCATTTCATTAACGACATTCTGCCGACTGAAGAAGAACCTAGATATATACAGCTGTATTTTTTCGATACAGATCGAGAATTGTGGCATAGACTTCAGATTTCTGACGAAATTGAGCAGAATGTGATTCGTATTCTGATGCGTGTTATGGAAATTAACCCATACACTCAATTATTCAGATCTCTAAGAGAAGTTGGTATAGACGAGGAAAGTCGTATTTTAATAAAATCAGATCCAATCCAGGATCAAAGAACGCACAACGCTCCAACGGCGTCGCAGGTTGCGGCGATTTGGGTCGATGATGAAAACTCATCAAATCCTCCTCGGCATGATATCGTCATATATGCTATTAAAGGAACAAGTCACCGAATATTACATTATTACGGTTGTTATGATCCTTTGCAGTATCCTCTTTTGTTTCCTTTTGGCGAAA CTGATGATTTACTTGAAAGCGAAGAAAAAG AATTACCTGATGCTACCGATAACCCTCACCTTTTCTCTGCAGTTGTTCGTCATATGAAGCATGGTCCATGCGGTACACAAAACCCTGATAATCCTTGTATGGTAAATGGTACGTGTAAGAACCATTACCCTCGTGAATTTGCAGATACAACAACAAACGGCCGTGATTCGTATCCAATTTATCGTAGAAGGCGTACGGGTGTTCAGGTTACTGTACGTAAATCGAGACTTAACAATCGATGGGTTGTTCCTTACAACCCATTCTTATTGGCCAAATATGACTGTCACCTAAACGTTGAGATATGTTGTACAATTAAAGCAGTCAAGTATATGTACAAGTATGTATATAAGGGCCATGACCGTATTTCTTTTGCTGTTACTGATCCAAGTGGCAGCGGTCAAGAATCATTTGATGAGATTACCGCATACCAATCAGCTAGATGGATTTCCCCACCAGAGGCAGCGTGGAGAATGTTTGGATTTCATTTGAACGAGATACATCCCAACGTTGTTCCTTTACAAGTACACTTACCAAACATGCAGACAGTTAGTTTTCAGCCGTGGAAAAACCTTAGAAATGTTTTGGATGACGAATCTCGCAACAGAACAATGTTAACGGCTTTTTTCAAGCAAAACGATACTGATACTTTCTCTCAGACCTTATTATACAGTCAACTTCCCGAATATTATGTATGGCAAAATAAAAGAAGTCACAGATTTTGGACTCCTAGGGAGAAAGGATTTGCCTTAGGGCGTTTGGTTTATGCAAACCCCTCAGAAGGAGAACGGTATTATTTACGCCTTTTGCTCTCAAACATTAGGGGTCCGAAGTCTTTTGATGATCTAAAATCAATAAATGTCATAACATGTAGTTCTTTCAGAGAGTCGGCTTACATGCATGGATTGCTTGAAACAGATAATTCAATTGAACAGTGCTTGGCAGAAGCAGTTCAATATCAAATGCCAGCAGTGCTACGCAGATTATTTGCAACTTTACTCATTTACTGTCAGCCAAATAATCCAAGATTGTTGTGGGATAAATTCTATACTTCATTGTCTGAAGACTATGCATATGATTTTCCTGCACAAGGCCATAAAGTGTTACAAATGACTGTTACAAATATTTGTTGCATACTTGAATCAATGGGCAAGAGTTTTAGTAATTTCAACTTTAGCGATCTGAATTTTGAGGCTGCTTATTTCAGTCATTCAATAACCAAAGAAATTGAAGAAGAGCTTAATATTCCAATAAGTTCTGAAGACATAAATGTTGTGAACATATTAAATGAAGAACAACGTCTTGCCTATGATAAAATTTACAGAAGGGTTACAGAGAATGGTACTGGTTCTTTTTTCTTAGATGGCCCCGGAGGTACAGGAAAAACCTTTTTGTACACAACATTGCTTGCAAATCTAAGAGCAAGGGGACATATTTTTCTTGCAGTTGCAAGTTCAGGTATTGCAGCAGCAAATCTTCCGGGTGGTAGAACTTCAAATTCTCGATTCAAGATCCCTCTTGATATAGAAAATAACCAGAGTTCTCAAATCTCAAAGCAAAGTCCTTTGGCGGAACTTATTCAATCATGTAAGTTAATCGTTTGGGATGAAGCTCCAATGGCAAAAAGACAGTCAATTGAATACTTTGAAAAAACATTGCATGACGTATGCTCAAGTACAGAAATGTTTGGTGGAAAATTTGTCGTTTTTGGAGGAGATTTTAGACAG GTTGGAATGGCTTCTCCAACAATACCGCTTTCATCAGTAACGGAACGTAGAATAAACTTTACTGTTGTTTTGACGCTTGAATCCATAAAGGCATCAAAAAAATTGACCCGAGGAGATCAAACTCTTCAAAATTTACTGTTTACTGATACAGAG GGAAATGAAATAATTGCGACAATCTTTCAAATGGATATTTCTTCTTTTAGAGATATTTTACATGAAGGCCATCAATATGAAATTCAGAATCCAATTGTAAACAAAATTCCTGAAAGATTCAGATACGGAAATCAGATGTACCAAATGGTTTTTGAGAAAGGTTTGCATATAATTGACCTTGGTCAGACTGAGAGTACAAAGAACTTTTGGGTGCCAGTAAATTCTGTTGACGAGAATCTTCAACGCAGAGATAGAATAG ATTTAGTTGTTGTAGCTATTTTTGTTAGGCCTCTAAGAAGAACTAGAAATAGAGCTACAGGTGATGAAAACGAAGCGAGAGATATAATAATTGTCGATCATCA AATGAGGCCCGTCGTTTTAACAGCTTGGCGTGCGCTTGATCTAGAGCCTACTGAAAAAATTGCAAGAGCGATAGACTCCTTACCTGTTATTCAGATAACCCGTGTTAAGGCATCTGATTATAGAG GAGGATGCTGGGGGACAACCCGTTTTTCAACTCTAAGATTAGATAGTACCGAGCCAGCCGCGGAAGAACTACGCATTTG GGCGACAGACAAGAAAGAATTTCTGAAACATCTTAGTAATAATTATCGTCCAGACGTTTCTGGAGAAAGCTCGAGTCGAGAAACTGAAAGCTTACAAACGCCAGTACCGATTAGCGGTCTGCCAAACCAAGAG GTGGACAAAATTATATTAATAGAAGGGAAAATAAAATCTATCACAAATCCTGATACTTTTGTATTTAATTCCTGCAATAAGTGTAAGAAATTTACGACAACTGAAATCGGCGCAAGCGTCAG ATGTtctctaaaaataatatttaGTGACAAGACCGGAGAAACTCGAATCTCGCTGTTCGATTCTTTAGCAGAAAAAGTTCTAAGAAGAACTATCACTGAGCTTGTAGCTTTAACACCAGAG GAACGAAGATCAGTCGTAGACGAAGTTCTTACTACAGTCAGGGACCACTACTTTATTATAGAGTTGCTTTCATACATAAAAAATGATCCAATTCCGCAACTGCGTTTCAGTCCTCAACAGATTAAGGAAAAAAATCCCTAG